The following coding sequences are from one Musa acuminata AAA Group cultivar baxijiao chromosome BXJ1-6, Cavendish_Baxijiao_AAA, whole genome shotgun sequence window:
- the LOC135676263 gene encoding uncharacterized protein LOC135676263 has translation MDVSTVSILRSTNFFCRFSPFRPKSASSTPSTKHSSRKGTVSSINFLKSPSWRGSSSARSSGGRVLQVSARFRGPLRRRNTLREKLLTSTVEQVRRVPQTLDPVLDLELSEDFSGELEDLRTDVDADRRNEIVEAVGSGSGDSSEKKSVLWDKLESWVDQYKADSEFWGVGTGPIFMIYQNSDRKIVRVLVNEGEIIKRNQIRESSLEEVEGATDVNAKIFRAKLIAKMIEGGEYALPRNSSVVKFVVEGKKLSFVDGIHSISLRAQPFLKMFPRMGFVLFCSCCILWAIAKLFVQNDKVELSRQEAKMLRRKIKLRMEREKMEKGTVKVIDDAHEFPVSSRPQLDINELRKSIVQAKASTDKSFITDSSSHLNVTTQSFDDKVREIREMARKVREQERQDSSNNETSKKTETDPISWAKNKESAVDKNNTVLETEATGDKSDLDITSLSDSLTRQEEDMEFHVDGENKEMFGKSTTEHFNKTPCQELLNSLQDNGNNMDVEGHHEKEVTRSSSGAHSTGVDTETVLNYDSISRGDILRNGGNLGNNDLDSSIMEERITGSSSSDVSSRSTFRVKPIIITSVDEAREYLAQRHGMLSDTIQSDQEVQVTEQSAGINAWSHYNDDKTMESISPRNIKDLSASETSDKLQDKTFSRELYGDEFASASLLKRPSSDDFSITELYVDDAVDNKLTVDMQNSEMQEEKNLDVPSDSHDQLFVTQNSVNGTCDLSDSDTSTKLNSNEVLLEVVNKIDLQTDSCAPKMKNLSEKREDAHDQRDECTSNTSDNQVELETHLTSSSDGVKSLIVDPLKDDELSQSQEADILKDDNKLCEELQGLQGKTDSWNVSKRKNSYVNAGSGETAENTMVGTSEMDHDNDTLSDFDTSLESMTEEQDSLDIRSNVSGELETSKSNANVFDGATKKHKENSILGSPTNSPCDSGEVGRLSNRKQLNAGKSWVEENFQEFDPVITKIAVGFKENYMAAKEKIQQQPSLNTDISELRLMEGDDELEWMNDERLQKIVFQVRENELTGRDPFYLIDADDKLAFFEGLEKKAEKISGNLLRLHEWVHSRIENLDYGADGISVNDPLEKIIPRWKGPPIDKDPEFLKHQKPMFSEEVKENSLQETDGFPNSKGVSPYSPDNGIRKMSLDASSVKPKTLIESSDGTSRVGKKKGTEQWQHTKKWSQGFLEVYNAEEDPEIKSIMREMGKDLDRWITEKETKDVADLMTKIPKRKRRYLEKKLEKLKREVQMFGTPAVVSKYKEYTDEKEEDYLWWLDLPFVLCIELYTIEEGTPKVGFYSLEMAADLELDPKQYHVIAFEDPGDSKNFCYILQSHMDILGSGKAFVVARPPKDAFREAKANGFYVTVIRTGLVKLNVDQTLEEVEEEITELGSKMYHDKIMSDRSFDVNTLMKGVIAADKSTNRRPRQKHMKSTKPAKS, from the exons ATGGATGTCTCCACCGTTTCGATCCTCAGAAGCACCAACTTTTTCTGTAGGTTCTCCCCCTTCAGGCCCAAATCCGCCTCATCAACCCCGTCCACGAAGCACTCCTCGAGGAAGGGCACCGTCTCCTCCATTAATTTTCTAAAATCCCCGTCTTGGAGAGGTTCGTCCAGTgccaggagcagcggcggcagagtTCTGCAAGTTTCGGCACGGTTCCGGGGACCATTGAGACGGCGGAACACACTGAGAGAGAAACTCCTGACTTCTACCGTCGAGCAGGTGCGTAGAGTTCCTCAAACCCTAGATCCTGTTCTTGATTTGGAGCTGTCCGAGGATTTCAGTGGCGAGTTAGAAGATCTTAGGACGGATGTGGATGCCGATAGACGGAACGAAATTGTCGAAGCCGTTGGCTCTGGGAGTGGGGATTCGTCAGAAAAGAAATCGGTTTTATGGGATAAATTGGAGAGCTGGGTTGATCAGTACAAGGCGGATTCAGAGTTCTGGGGAGTTGGTACTGGTCCTATATTCATGATTTACCAAAATTCTGATAGGAAGATTGTGCGGGTGTTGGTGAATGAGGGCGAGATCATCAAAAGGAACCAAATCCGAGAATCCTCTCTCGAGGAGGTGGAAGGAGCTACGGATGTGAATGCTAAGATCTTTCGTGCTAAGCTCATTGCTAAAATGATAGAGGGTGGTGAATATGCACTTCCAAGAAATAGCTCAGTGGTTAAGTTTGTTGTCGAGGGAAAGAAATTGTCTTTTGTTGATGGTATCCATTCTATCTCTCTTCGGGCTCAGCCATTTCTGAAGATGTTCCCTCGGATGGGCTTCGTGTTGTTTTGTAGTTGCTGCATTCTCTGGGCCATTGCAAAATTGTTTGTGCAAAATGATAAGGTGGAATTGTCTAGACAAGAGGCTAAGATGCTGAGGAGGAAGATAAAACTGAGGATGGAGAGGGAGAAGATGGAGAAGGGCACTGTCAAAGTTATTGATGATGCACATGAATTTCCTGTCAGTAGTAGGCCACAATTGGATATAAATGAACTGAGGAAGAGCATCGTACAAGCCAAAGCATCAACAGACAAATCATTTATAACAGATTCATCCAGTCACTTAAATGTAACAactcaaagttttgatgataaagtgaGGGAAATTAGAGAAATGGCAAGAAAGGTACGGGAACAAGAGCGGCAGGATAGTTCCAATAATGAAACTTCTAAGAAAACAGAAACAGATCCCATATCATGGGCTAAGAATAAGGAAAGCGCTGTTGATAAGAACAATACCGTTTTAGAAACTGAGGCCACAGGTGATAAATCAGATCTTGATATAACATCTTTGAGTGATTCACTTACTCGCCAAGAGGAGGACATGGAGTTTCATGTGGATGGAGAGAACAAGGAAATGTTTGGAAAGAGTACTACAGAGCATTTTAATAAAACTCCATGTCAAGAGTTATTAAACTCTCTCCAAGATAATGGAAATAACATGGATGTTGAGGGCCACCATGAAAAGGAAGTAACAAGATCTTCAAGTGGGGCACACTCAACTGGTGTCGATACAGAAACTGTCTTGAATTATGATTCCATCAGCAGAGGTGATATATTGAGAAATGGAGGAAACTTAGGAAACAATGACTTGGACAGTTCCATCATGGAAGAGAGAATAACTGGTAGCAGTTCATCTGATGTTTCCAGTAGAAGCACTTTTAGAGTCAAGCCGATAATAATTACATCAGTTGATGAAGCTCGGGAATACCTAGCACAAAGACATGGTATGCTATCTGACACTATACAGTCAGACCAGGAAGTGCAAGTTACAGAGCAATCAGCAGGCATAAATGCGTGGAGCCATTATAATGATGACAAAACTATGGAAAGCATAAGTCCGAGAAACATCAAGGACTTGTCTGCATCTGAAACCTCAGACAAGTTGCAGGATAAGACATTTTCTAGGGAGCTGTATGGTGATGAATTTGCTTCTGCCTCTCTCCTGAAAAGACCAAGTAGTGATGACTTTTCCATTACtgaattatatgtggatgatgccGTCGATAATAAGCTAACTGTGGATATGCAGAACTCTGAAATGCAAGAAGAGAAAAATCTTGATGTTCCGTCTGATAGTCATGACCAATTATTTGTGACTCAGAATAGTGTTAATGGTACTTGTGACCTTTCTGATTCAGACACTAGTACCAAGTTGAACTCAAATGAGGTGTTGCTTGAAGTTGTAAATAAAATTGATTTGCAAACTGATTCTTGTGCTCCAAAAATGAAAAACCTGAGTGAAAAACGAGAGGATGCACATGATCAAAGGGATGAATGCACTTCCAATACTTCTGATAACCAAGTAGAACTAGAAACCCATCTTACCAGTAGTTCTGATGGTGTAAAATCTttgattgtagatccactaaaagATGATGAATTAAGTCAATCTCAAGAAGCAGACATTTTGAAAGATGACAACAAATTATGTGAAGAGCTTCAAGGACTCCAAGGAAAAACTGACAGTTGGAATGTTTCAAAGAGGAAAAATAGTTATGTCAATGCTGGCTCAGGTGAAACTGCAGAAAATACAATGGTGGGAACTTCTGAGATGGATCATGATAATGATACTTTGTCAGATTTTGACACTTCCCTGGAATCCATGACAGAAGAACAGGATAGCCTTGATATCAGGTCCAATGTATCTGGAGAATTAGAAACGTCAAAGTCAAATGCTAATGTTTTTGATGGTGCTACCAAAAAGCACAAAGAGAATAGTATTTTAGGGTCTCCAACAAACTCTCCATGTGATTCGGGTGAAGTTGGCCGCCTTAGTAACAGAAAACAACTAAATGCTGGAAAGAGTTGGGTTGAAGAGAATTTTCAAGAGTTTGATCCAGTGATTACTAAAATTGCAGTTGGCTTCAAAGAAAATTACATGGCAGCAAAAGAGAAGATCCAACAGCAGCCTAGTTTGAACACCGACATAAGTGAACTCAGGTTGATGGAAggcgatgatgaacttgaatggatGAATGATGAAAGACTGCAGAAAATTGTATTTCAAGTTCGAGAAAATGAATTGACAGGCAGGGATCCTTTTTATTTAATCGATGCTGATGATAAGCTTGCCTTCTTCGAGGGACTAGAAAAAAAGGCTGAGAAGATTAGTGGAAATCTTTTGCGCCTTCATGAATGGGTTCACTCCAGAATTGAAAATCTTGACTATGGAGCAG ATGGCATCAGTGTAAATGATCCACTGGAAAAAATAATTCCCCGCTGGAAAGGCCCTCCTATCGATAAAGATCCAGAATTTCTTAAACATCAGAAGCCAATGTTTTCTGAAGAGGTCAAAGAAAACAGTCTTCAAGAAACAGATGGGTTTCCAAATTCTAAAGGTGTTTCCCCATACTCTCCAGATAATGGAATCAGAAAGATGTCTCTTGACGCATCATCTGTGAAACCAAAGACACTGATCGAGAGTAGTGATGGTACTAGCAGAGTGGGAAAAAAGAAAGGAACGGAACAATGGCAACATACCAAGAAATGGTCTCAAGGTTTCCTAGAAGTTTATAATGCAGAGGAGGATCCCGAGATTAAATCCATTATGAGAGAGATGGGAAAGGATTTAGACAGATGGATCACTGAGAAAGAGACAAAGGATGTGGCTGATTTAATGACAAAAATACCCAAAAGAAAACGGAGATACCTTGAGAAGAAATTGGAGAAGCTTAAAAGAGAAGTTCAAATGTTTGGTACACCAGCAGTTGTCAGCAAATACAAAGAATACACAgatgaaaaagaagaagattacCTTTGGTGGTTAGATCTTCCTTTCGTTCTG TGCATAGAATTATACACAATTGAAGAAGGTACTCCAAAAGTGGGGTTTTATTCACTTGAAATGGCTGCTGACCTTGAATTggatccaaaacaatatcatgtgaTTGCTTTTGAGGATCCAGGAGATTCTAAGAACTTCTGCTACATTCTACAGTCTCACATGGATATTCTTGGAAGTGGCAAAGCTTTCGTCGTCGCTAGACCTCCAAAG GATGCTTTTAGGGAAGCCAAAGCCAATGGGTTTTATGTTACTGTTATCAGGACAGGACTGGTCAAACTCAATGTTGACCAGACATTAGAAGAAGTGGAAGAAGAAATAACAGAGCTTGGAAGCAAGATGTACCATGATAAGATCATGAGTGATCGATCATTTGATGTGAACACATTAATGAAGGGTGTTATCGCTGCTGACAAATCCACCAATAG AAGGCCAAGACAGAAGCATATGAAGTCTACAAAGCCTGCCAAATCCTAA
- the LOC103987765 gene encoding probable pectinesterase/pectinesterase inhibitor 34 encodes MVYGRLGSSESTRYTPHLQPSRKRLFLWVGLLAVLLLVAAGVSVALFVRGRTRSVSPASRAPTQAIARACSLTRYPALCVSSLLDFPGALEAGERDLVHISLNMTLHRVGAAIYGASAIAGTAMDTLARAAYDDCMELLDDSLDQLSDSLLAIFPSASPSPSSQARVKGASDDDVLTWLSGALTNQDTCNEGLQQVKNLYVKGHMENQLKDLTELVSNCLAIFAGVGRNKDFAGIPIHNKKRKLLNAIEDDDEFPAWMGKKDRRLLQVSAATIQADMIVSKGGNGTYRSIADAVKAAPDYSSRRIVIYIKAGRYDENIKVGRKKTNLMFIGDGKTRTIVAGSRSVYDNFTTFHTATFAATGTGFIMRDITIQNWAGPEKHQAVALRVGADRAAVYRCNIIGYQDTLYVHSQRQFFRECDVYGTVDFIFGNAAVVLQNCTLWARRPMASQKNTITAQNRKDPNQNTGISIHACRVVAAADLEQAKASYATYLGRPWKLYSRVVYMLSYMGDHIHPAGWLEWNATFALDTLYYGEYMNYGPGAALGRRVTWPGYRVIKLPAEASKFTVAQFIYGSSWLPPTGVAFLAGLSM; translated from the exons ATGGTTTATGGCCGACTCGGCTCGTCTGAGTCCACTCGTTACACACCCCATCTGCAGCCGAGTCGCAAGCGGCTGTTCCTTTGGGTCGGCCTCCTCGCTGTCCTGTTGCTTGTAGCCGCCGGCGTCTCGGTGGCGCTCTTCGTCCGCGGCCGGACCCGGTCGGTCTCCCCCGCGAGCCGGGCGCCGACCCAGGCCATCGCCAGGGCCTGCAGCCTGACTCGGTACCCGGCGCTGTGCGTGAGCTCGCTGCTTGACTTCCCGGGCGCGCTGGAGGCCGGGGAGCGCGACCTCGTGCACATCTCCCTTAACATGACGCTCCACCGCGTGGGAGCCGCAATCTACGGCGCCTCCGCCATCGCCGGCACCGCCATGGACACGCTCGCTCGCGCCGCCTACGACGACTGCATGGAGCTGCTTGATGACTCCCTCGACCAGCTCTCTGACTCGCTCCTCGCTATCTTCCCCTCTGCGTCGCCGTCCCCGTCCTCGCAGGCGCGCGTCAAGGGCGCCTCCGACGACGACGTGCTCACCTGGCTCAGCGGCGCCCTGACCAACCAGGACACGTGTAATGAAGGCCTGCAACAGGTCAAGAACCTCTACGTCAAAGGGCACATGGAGAACCAGCTGAAGGACCTCACCGAGCTTGTCAGCAACTGCCTCGCCATCTTCGCTGGCGTGGGCCGTAACAAGGACTTCGCCGGCATTCCCATCCACAACAAAAAGAGGAAACTACTGAACGCCATCGAGGACGACGACGAGTTCCCGGCGTGGATGGGGAAGAAGGACAGGCGGCTGCTTCAGGTATCAGCGGCGACTATTCAGGCCGACATGATCGTGTCCAAGGGCGGAAACGGCACCTACAGGTCCATCGCGGACGCCGTGAAGGCGGCGCCAGATTACAGCAGCCGCCGCATCGTCATCTACATCAAGGCCGGCCGGTACGACGAGAACATCAAAGTTGGCAGAAAGAAGACGAACCTCATGTTCATCGGCGACGGTAAAACCCGGACGATCGTAGCCGGATCACGAAGCGTCTACGACAACTTCACCACCTTCCACACCGCCACCTTCG CGGCGACGGGGACGGGGTTTATTATGAGGGACATCACGATACAGAATTGGGCGGGGCCGGAGAAGCACCAGGCCGTGGCGCTCCGGGTGGGGGCGGACCGTGCGGCGGTGTACCGCTGCAACATCATCGGGTACCAAGACACGCTGTACGTGCACTCGCAGCGCCAGTTCTTCCGTGAGTGCGACGTCTACGGCACCGTCGACTTCATATTCGGCAACGCCGCCGTGGTGCTGCAGAATTGCACCCTGTGGGCGCGCAGGCCGATGGCCAGCCAGAAGAACACGATCACGGCGCAGAACCGCAAGGACCCAAACCAGAACACGGGCATCTCCATCCACGCGTGccgggtggtggcggcggcggacctggagcaggcgaaggccagctaCGCCACCTACCTAGGCCGCCCATGGAAGCTGTACTCGAGGGTGGTGTACATGCTGTCCTACATGGGGGACCACATCCACCCGGCGGGGTGGCTCGAGTGGAACGCCACCTTCGCCCTGGACACACTGTACTACGGGGAGTACATGAACTATGGGCCAGGGGCGGCGCTGGGGAGGAGGGTGACATGGCCCGGGTACCGAGTGATCAAGCTGCCGGCGGAGGCGAGCAAGTTCACGGTGGCGCAGTTCATCTACGGCTCCTCGTGGCTACCCCCAACCGGAGTGGCCTTCTTGGCTGGCTTGTCCATGTAG
- the LOC135676265 gene encoding uncharacterized protein LOC135676265, with translation MGWSPENAANAYLDTLKLRSQDHGRRNEAQKSVEPESIEFISALAAGMGAKLIVQVSPKASQSTVALAAAARQTGGRLVCILPEEESLASTKEVIEESGLNDIVEFKVGDPYELLPEYENIDFSLVDCKSDSYTGLLKLIDVNPRSSVVVANHLEGGKEGLRGDVRGLNKGAVRSLKRPIGEGMEVTMIGKIDEAGTMATRGSPEPKRASRGGGRRWWSRKKSKWVKKIDESGEEHIFRVPQSL, from the exons ATGGGTTGGTCTCCGGAGAACGCTGCCAATGCATACTTAGATACTCTCAAGCTG CGTAGTCAGGACCATGGAAGAAGAAACGAAGCTCAGAAATCAGTGGAACCTGAGAGCATCGAGTTCATATCCGCCTTGGCAGCTGGTATGGGTGCCAAGTTGATAGTCCAGGTCTCACCGAAAGCATCCCAATCAACGGTGGCCCTCGCTGCGGCAGCTCGACAAACCGGAGGGAGACTCGTCTGCATACTCCCGGAGGAAGAATCCCTGGCTTCCACCAAGGAGGTCATCGAGGAGTCCGGCCTCAACGACATAGTGGAGTTCAAGGTCGGGGATCCGTATGAGCTACTGCCCGAGTACGAGAACATCGACTTCTCCCTGGTGGATTGCAAGTCCGACTCCTACACCGGCCTGCTCAAGTTGATCGACGTCAACCCGAGGAGTTCGGTGGTGGTGGCCAATCATCTGGAAGGAGGGAAGGAAGGACTTCGTGGTGATGTGCGCGGCTTGAACAAAGGCGCGGTTAGATCCCTGAAGCGTCCGATAGGAGAGGGGATGGAGGTGACGATGATAGGAAAGATCGACGAGGCCGGGACGATGGCCACCAGAGGCAGCCCGGAACCGAAGCGGGCgtccaggggaggagggagaaggTGGTGGTCTCGCAAGAAGAGCAAATGGGTGAAGAAGATCGATGAGAGCGGAGAGGAGCACATCTTTAGGGTACCGCAGTCGCTTTAA
- the LOC135676266 gene encoding DNA replication licensing factor MCM6-like — protein sequence MDAFGGFFVDEKAIRVENIFLEFLKRFKHDPNAVEPFYEAEIEAMRHKESTTMYVDFSHVMRFNDVLQKAISEEYLRFEPYLRNACMRFVMEQKSSENREPIIADDNPNRDINVAFYNIPLLKRLRDLTTSEIGKLTSVMGVVTRTSEVRPELLQGTFKCLECGGVIKNVEQQYKYTEPIICMNATCANRNKWALLRQESKFTDWQRVRMQETSKEIPAGSLPRSLDVILRHEIVEKARAGDTVIFTGTLVAVPDIMALTSPGERAECRREAPQRQNVSGGHGGVSGLKALGVRDLSYRLAFIANSVQIADGRGDGDIRDRKIDVDDSDKQEFTQEEEDEVMRMRNTPDFFNKLVDSICPTVFGHQEIKRAVLLMLLGGVHKLTHEGINLRGDINVCIVGDPSCAKSQFLKYTSNLVPRSVYTSGKSSSAAGLTATVAKEPETGEFCIEAGALMLADNGICCIDEFDKMDIRDQVAIHEAMEQQTISITKAGIQATLNARTSILAAANPTGGRYDKSKPLKYNVALPPAILSRFDLVYIMIDEPDENTDYHIAHHIVRVHQKREDALAPAFTTAELKRYIAYAKSLKPQLSSEAKNVLVESYVALRRGDSTPGTRVAYRMTVRQLEALIRLSEAIARSHLENVVLPAHVRVAVKLLKTSIISVESSEIDLSDFQDHEDGVAVNVPDQDAAESASDGISPATENGGNEQGSESHQKKKLVITEEHFQRVTQALVMRLRQHEEAVAQDGSGLAGMKQGDLIIWYVEQQNAVGTYSNTDEVREEVKCIKAIIERLIQREGHLIVIDDGTSSAASDGQARRSSENRILAVAPNYIVE from the exons ATGGATGCCTTCGGGGGGTTCTTCGTCGATGAGAAGGCGATCCGCGTGGAGAACATCTTCTTGGAATTCCTTAAGAG ATTCAAGCATGATCCAAACGCGGTGGAGCCGTTCTATGAGGCGGAGATCGAGGCCATGCGGCACAAGGAATCCACCACCATGTACGTGGATTTCTCCCATGTCATGCGCTTCAACGACGTCCTCCAGAAGGCCATTTCAGAGGAGTACCTCAG ATTCGAGCCCTATCTGCGGAATGCTTGCATGAGATTCGTAATGGAGCAGAAATCGAGCGAGAACAGAGAACCTATCATCGCAGATGACAACCCTAACCGCGACATAAATGTCGCCTTCTACAACATTCCATTGTTAAAAAG GTTGAGGGACCTGACGACATCAGAGATTGGGAAGCTGACTTCTGTAATGGGGGTCGTTACCCGGACAAGTGAGGTCCGGCCAGAGCTCCTGCAGGGGACCTTTAAGTGCCTTGAGTGTGGCGGAGTCATTAAGAATGTGGAACAGCAATACAAGTATACCGAG CCTATAATATGCATGAATGCTACATGTGCAAACCGAAATAAGTGGGCATTGCTTCGGCAAGAGAGCAAGTTCACAGATTGGCAACGGGTAAGGATGCAGGAGACATCTAAAGAAATACCTGCTGGTTCTCTTCCTCGATCTTTGGATGTTATTCTCCGACATGAGATTGTTGAGAAGGCAAGGGCTGGAGACAC GGTCATCTTCACTGGCACATTGGTTGCGGTGCCAGATATTATGGCACTGACTTCTCCAGGTGAGAGAGCAGAATGCAGGCGTGAAGCTCCTCAGCGTCAAAATGTATCCGGTGGCCATGGAGGAGTCAGCGGTCTCAAGGCTTTGGGAGTAAGGGATCTTTCATATCGCCTCGCTTTCATTGCAAACTCAGTGCAG ATAGCAGATGGTAGAGGGGATGGAGACATCAGAGACAGGAAGATAGATGTTGATGACAGTGATAAACAGGAGTTCACA caagaagaggaagatgaggtgATGAGGATGAGGAATACCCCTGATTTTTTCAATAAATTAGTTGACAGCATATGCCCCACGGTTTTTGGTCATCAAGAAATAAAGCGAGCAGTTTTGCTTATGTTATTGGGTGGTGTGCACAAGTTAACCCATGAAGGAATTAACCTTAGAGGTGATATCAATGTGTGCATAGTAGGAGATCCAAGCTGTGCAAAGTCTCAGTTCCTAAA GTATACTTCTAATCTCGTACCCCGATCTGTTTATACATCAGGAAAATCCTCCTCTGCTGCAGGTTTGACAGCAACAGTGGCTAAAGAGCCAGAAACCGGGGAGTTCTGTATTGAG GCAGGAGCTCTAATGCTTGCAGACAATGGTATATGTTGCATAGatgaatttgataaaatggacATTAGGGACCAG GTTGCTATACATGAAGCAATGGAGCAGCAGACTATAAGTATCACCAAAGCAGGTATACAAGCCACGTTGAATGCAAGAACTTCAATTTTGGCGGCAGCAAATCCTACTGGAGGACGCTATGACAAGTCAAAGCCCCTTAAG TACAATGTGGCCCTTCCTCCTGCTATTCTTTCAAGATTTGATCTGGTGTACATTATGATCGATGAGCCAGACGAAAACACAGACTACCATATTGCTCATCACATtgtgagagttcatcagaagaggGAGGATGCACTTGCCCCTGCATTTACAACTGCAGAGTTAAAGCGATACATAGCATATGCTAAGTCTCTGAAACCTCAG CTTAGTTCGGAAGCAAAAAATGTGCTAGTGGAATCATATGTAGCTCTTCGTAGAGGTGATAGTACTCCTGGAACCAGAGTGGCCTACAGAATGACAGTTAGGCAACTTGAGGCATTGATCAGGCTTTCTGAAGCAATTGCTAGGAGTCATTTGGAGAATGTG GTGCTCCCAGCCCATGTTCGCGTGGCAGTAAAACTCCTAAAAACATCCATTATCAG TGTTGAATCTAGTGAGATCGATCTTTCTGATTTCCAAGATCATGAAGATGGTGTTGCAGTCAATGTTCCTGATCAAGATGCTGCAGAGTCGGCTTCTGATGGAATTAGTCCAGCAACAGAAAATGgag GTAATGAACAAGGATCTGAGAGTCATCAGAAAAAGAAACTTGTTATAACTGAAGAACACTTTCAGAGAGTTACCCAAGCCCTTGTTATGCGTCTGCGGCAACATGAGGAGGCAGTAGCACAAGATG GAAGTGGTTTGGCTGGAATGAAGCAGGGGGATCTAATTATTTGGTACGTGGAGCAGCAGAATGCCGTAGGTACTTACAGTAACACCGATGAGGTCCGGGAAGAAGTCAAGTGCATCAAAGCCATTATAGAG AGGTTGATACAGAGGGAAGGCCATCTGATAGTGATAGATGATGGAACGAGCTCAGCAGCGTCGGATGGTCAAGCAAGAAGATCGAGTGAGAACCGAATTCTGGCAGTGGCTCCAAATTATATTGTCGAGTAG
- the LOC135676267 gene encoding glycosyltransferase-like At2g41451 codes for MPSLTAPLRPPSGAGASSSSGSSFTSRVILLLTVLPLALASFAFVLQWRGGLNDPASAWPTDTQRFPGMENSPIGSSSSFFSVSSSSSSSDCAEILGRSSSPSFPFYHGWKFDFDSDPRPKICITSSTSAGLEQILPWLFYHKVIGVTTFFLFVEGEAAKPAVSTVLESIPGVKVIYRTSDLEEKQAKSRVWNETWLSGFFYKPCNYELFVKQSLNMEMAIVMARDAGVDWIIHLDTDELIYPAGAREYSLRQLLSDIPSNVDMVIFPNYESSIEHDDIKDPFTEVSMFKKNYDHLPKDTYFGLYKEATRGNPNYFLTYGNGKSAARIQDFLRPNGAHRWHNYMKTPNEIKLDEAAILHYTYAKFSDLTSRRDRCGCKPTKEDVKRCFILDFDRDAFIIASTATEEEMHHWYRDRVVWTDKQINLKLLRKGILTRIYTPMAIIHGLKESGVFSNAVASAKSLSKEKFLSSMEKLQNRSSLVPNSVTAGTQSLPSSNRKIGSHTESQATGRKVLEISVIQEKAVLPSSPPRLEDLHREFHEYLAN; via the exons ATGCCGAGTCTCACCGCTCCTCTCCGGCCGCCCTCCGGCGCCGGCGCCTCGTCCTCCTCGGGCTCGAGCTTCACGTCGCGGGTCATCCTCCTCCTCACGGTGCTCCCCCTGGCCCTGGCCTCCTTTGCCTTCGTGCTCCAGTGGCGCGGTGGGCTCAACGACCCCGCTTCCGCGTGGCCGACCGACACACAGAGGTTCCCCGGCATGGAGAATAGCCCCATCGGCTCCTCCTCGTCCTTTTTCTCGGtttcttcctcctcgtcttcgtCGGATTGCGCTGAGATCTTGGGTAGGAGTTCCTCCCCTTCCTTCCCTTTCTACCATGGTTGGAAGTTCGATTTCGACTCCGATCCTCGTCCAAAG ATATGTATTACCTCAAGCACTTCAGCTGGCCTCGAGCAGATTCTTCCATGGTTGTTTTACCACAAAGTCATAGGGGTTACGACCTTCTTTCTGTTTGTCGAAGGGGAAGCTGCAAAACCAGCTGTCTCCACTGTCCTTGAATCGATTCCT GGGGTGAAGGTCATCTACAGGACTAGCGACCTTGAAGAGAAACAAGCAAAAAg CCGTGTTTGGAATGAGACTTGGCTGTCAGGCTTCTTCTACAAACCATGTAATTATGAACTGTTTGTGAAACAGTCCCTTAACATGGAGATGGCTATTGTTATGGCACGG GATGCTGGTGTTGACTGGATAATACATCTAGATACTGATGAGTTGATATATCCAGCTGGTGCTCGAGAGTATTCTTTGAGGCAATTGCTGTCAGACATACCTAGCAATGTTGACATGGTCATCTTTCCAAATTAT GAAAGTAGCATTGAACATGATGACATCAAAGATCCTTTTACCGAG GTATCCATGTTTAAGAAGAATTATGACCATCTTCCAAAGGATACATATTTCGGTCTTTACAAGGAAGCAACACGTGGTAATCCAAACTACTTCCTTACTTATGGGAATGGAAAATCAGCTGCAAGAATTCAAGATTTTCTTCGTCCTAATGGTGCACATAGATGGCACAACTACATGAAGACCCCAAA TGAGATCAAATTGGATGAGGCTGCAATTCTACATTACACCTATGCAAAGTTCTCTGACTTAACCTCAAGACGTGATCGGTGTGGCTGTAAGCCAACAAAGGAGGATGTCAAAAGGTGTTTCATTTTGGACTTTGACAGAGAC GCTTTTATTATTGCATCTACCGCCACTGAGGAAGAAATGCATCATTG GTACCGTGATCGTGTCGTATGGACTGACAAACAGATCAATTTGAAACTTTTGAGGAAGGGCATCTTGACTCGTATATATACACCCATG GCTATTATTCATGGTCTGAAGGAATCCGGTGTCTTCAGTAATGCGGTTGCTTCTGCAAAATCGCTCTCCAAGGAGAAATTTTTGTCTTCCATGGAGAAACTTCAAAATAGAAGTTCTCTAGTGCCCAATTCCGTGACTGCTGGAACACAGTCTCTGCCAAGTAGCAACAGGAAAATAGGAAGTCACACTGAATCCCAAGCGACTGGAAGAAAGGTCTTGGAGATTTCCGTCATCCAGGAGAAAGCAGTTCTACCTTCGTCGCCCCCAAGATTGGAAGATCTTCACAGGGAGTTTCATGAATATCTTGCAAATTGA